A genomic window from Nomascus leucogenys isolate Asia chromosome 10, Asia_NLE_v1, whole genome shotgun sequence includes:
- the GIPC1 gene encoding PDZ domain-containing protein GIPC1: MPLGLGRRKKAPPLVENEEAEPGRGGLGVGEPGPLGGGGAGGPQMGLPPPPPALRPRLVFHTQLAHGSPTGRIEGFTNVKELYGKIAEAFRLPTAEVMFCTLNTHKVDMDKLLGGQIGLEDFIFAHVKGQRKEVEVFKSEDALGLTITDNGAGYAFIKRIKEGSVIDHIHLISVGDMIEAINGQSLLGCRHYEVARLLKELPRGRTFTLKLTEPRKAFDMISQRSAGGRPGSGPQVGTGRGTLRLRSRGPATVEDLPSAFEEKAIEKVDDLLESYMGIRDTELAATMVELGKDKRNPDELAEALDERLGDFAFPDEFVFDVWGAIGDAKVGRY, from the exons ATGCCGCTGGGACTGGGGCGGCGGAAAAAGGCGCCCCCTCTAGTGGAAAAtgaggaggctgagccaggccgTGGAGGGCTGGGCGTGGGGGAGCCAGGGCCTCTGGGTGGAGGTGGGGCGGGGGGCCCCCAAATGGGCTTgcccccccctcccccagccctgcggCCCCGCCTCGTGTTCCACACCCAGCTGGCCCATGGCAGTCCCACTGGCCGCATCGAGGGCTTCACCAACGTCAAGGAGCTGTATGGCAAGATCGCCGAGGCCTTCCGCCTGCCAACTGCCGAG GTGATGTTCTGCACCCTGAACACCCACAAAGTGGACATGGACAAGCTCCTGGGGGGCCAGATCGGGCTGGAGGACTTCATCTTCGCCCACGTGAAGGGGCAGCGCAAGGAGGTGGAGGTGTTCAAGTCGGAGGATGCACTCGGTCTCACCATCACGGACAACGGGGCTGGCTACGCCTTCATCAAG CGCATCAAGGAGGGCAGCGTGATCGACCACATCCACCTCATCAGCGTGGGCGACATGATCGAGGCCATTAATGGGCAGAGCCTGCTGGGCTGCCGGCACTACGAGGTGGCCCGGCTGCTCAAGGAGCTGCCCCGAGGCCGTACCTTTACGCTGAAGCTCACGGAGCCTCGCAAGGCCTTCG ACATGATCAGCCAGCGCTCAGCAGGTGGCCGCCCTGGCTCTGGCCCACAAGTGGGCACTGGCCGAGGGACCCTGCGGCTCCGATCCCGGGGCCCCGCCACGGTGGAGGATCTG ccctctGCCTTTGAAGAGAAGGCCATTGAGAAGGTGGATGACCTGCTGGAGAGTTACATGGGTATCAGGGACACGGAACTGG CGGCCACCATGGTGGAGCTGGGAAAGGACAAAAGGAACCCGGATGAGCTGGCCGAGGCCCTGGACGAACGGCTGGGTGACTTTGCCTTCCCTGACGAGTTCGTCTTTGACGTCTGGGGCGCCATCGGGGACGCCAAGGTCGGCCGTTACTAG
- the PTGER1 gene encoding prostaglandin E2 receptor EP1 subtype: MSPCGPLNLSLTGEATTCAAPWVSNTSAVAPSGASPALPIFSMTLGAVSNLLALALLAQAAGRLRRRRSAATFLLFVASLLATDLAGHVIPGALVLRLYTAGRAPAGGACHFLGGCMVFFGLCPLLLGCGMAVERCVGVTRPLLHAARVSVARARLALAAVAAVALAVALLPLARVGRYELQYPGTWCFIGLGPPGGWRQALLAGLFASVGLVALLAALVCNTLSGLALLRARWRRRSRRPPPASGPDSRRRWGARGPRSASASSASSIASASTFFGGSRSRGSARRARAHDVEMVGQLVGIMVVSCICWSPMLVLVALAVGGWSSTSLQRPLFLAVRLASWNQILDPWVYILLRQAVLRQLLRLLPPRAGAKGGPAALGLTPSAWEASSLRSSRHSGLSHF; the protein is encoded by the exons ATGAGCCCTTGCGGGCCCCTCAACCTGAGCCTGACGGGCGAGGCGACCACATGCGCGGCGCCCTGGGTCTCCAACACGTCGGCCGTGGCGCCGTCGGGCGCTTCGCCCGCGCTGCCCATCTTCTCCATGACGCTGGGCGCCGTGTCCAACCTGCTGGCGCTGGCGCTGCTGGCGCAGGCCGCGGGCCGCCTGCGACGCCGCCGCTCGGCCGCCACCTTCCTGCTGTTCGTGGCCAGCCTGCTGGCCACCGACCTGGCGGGCCACGTGATCCCGGGCGCGCTGGTGCTGCGTCTGTACACTGCGGGGCGCGCTCCGGCCGGCGGGGCCTGCCACTTCCTGGGCGGCTGCATGGTCTTCTTCGGCCTGTGCCCGCTGCTGCTGGGCTGTGGCATGGCCGTGGAGCGCTGCGTGGGCGTCACGCGACCGCTGCTCCACGCCGCGCGGGTCTCGGTCGCCCGCGCGCGCCTGGCGTTGGCCGCGGTGGCCGCGGTGGCCTTGGCCGTGGCGCTGCTGCCGCTGGCGCGCGTGGGCCGCTATGAGCTGCAGTACCCGGGCACGTGGTGCTTCATCGGCCTGGGTCCCCCGGGCGGCTGGCGCCAGGCACTGCTTGCTGGCCTCTTCGCCAGCGTCGGCCTGGTCGCGCTCCTCGCCGCGCTAGTGTGCAACACGCTCAGCGGCCTGGCTCTGCTACGCGCCCGCTGGCGACGCCGCTCCCGACGGCCTCCCCCGGCCTCAGGCCCCGACAGCCGGCGTCGCTGGGGGGCGCGCGGACCCCGCTCGGCCTCCGCCTCGTCCGCCTCGTCCATCGCTTCGGCCTCCACCTTCTTTGGCGGCTCCCGGAGCCGCGGCTCTGCACGCAGAGCTCGTGCCCACGACGTGGAGATGGTGGGCCAGCTTGTCGGTATCATGGTGGTGTCGTGCATCTGCTGGAGCCCAATGCTG GTGTTGGTGGCGCTGGCCGTCGGGGGCTGGAGCTCTACCTCCCTGCAGCGGCCACTGTTCCTGGCCGTGCGCCTTGCCTCCTGGAACCAGATCCTGGACCCTTGGGTGTACATCCTGCTGCGCCAGGCCGTGCTGCGCCAACTGCTTCGCCTCCTGCCCCCGAGGGCCGGGGCCAAGGGCGGCCCCGCGGCGCTGGGCCTAACCCCGAGCGCATGGGAGGCCAGCTCGCTGCGCAGTTCCCGGCACAGCGGCCTCAGCCACTTCTGA